From the genome of Amycolatopsis sp. NBC_01488, one region includes:
- a CDS encoding ANTAR domain-containing protein produces MTETLMNAADRWRPLTELLQALLEQITGELPGCLGAGLTVGHAGGPPRVLAATGVATELLPAQLAHGGPVAVAAGSGAPVTTDDLFADERWPGLTRDVVLDGHPELPRVRGAAAVPGLWDDTSAFVLSASFDRPPGAGILAHLRRYEKLTETTLLVAETATAGDPDQTLDLLASRAAIEQAKGAIIAVRRCSPDEAWQTLRRASQEFNVKVRELAVALVEHLGGPLGPQPHGVPEIRPGAPAHHAAGRLWSAFTAE; encoded by the coding sequence GTGACCGAGACGTTGATGAACGCCGCCGACCGGTGGAGACCGCTGACCGAGCTGCTGCAGGCGCTGCTCGAGCAGATCACCGGGGAGCTGCCGGGCTGCCTCGGCGCGGGCCTCACCGTCGGGCACGCCGGCGGCCCGCCGCGGGTGCTGGCCGCCACGGGCGTCGCCACCGAGCTGCTGCCCGCCCAGCTGGCGCACGGCGGCCCGGTCGCCGTCGCGGCCGGTTCCGGTGCGCCGGTGACGACGGACGACCTCTTCGCCGACGAGCGCTGGCCCGGCCTCACCCGCGACGTCGTGCTCGACGGCCACCCGGAGCTCCCGCGCGTGCGTGGTGCCGCCGCGGTGCCCGGGCTCTGGGACGACACCAGCGCGTTCGTGCTGTCGGCCTCCTTCGACCGCCCGCCCGGCGCGGGGATCCTGGCCCACCTGCGGCGCTACGAAAAGCTCACCGAGACGACCCTGCTCGTCGCCGAGACCGCCACTGCGGGCGACCCGGATCAGACGCTCGACCTGCTGGCCTCCCGTGCCGCGATCGAGCAGGCGAAGGGCGCGATCATCGCGGTCCGGCGGTGTTCCCCGGACGAGGCCTGGCAGACGTTGCGCCGGGCCAGCCAGGAGTTCAACGTGAAGGTCCGCGAGCTGGCCGTTGCGCTCGTGGAGCACCTCGGCGGGCCGCTCGGGCCCCAGCCGCACGGCGTGCCGGAGATCCGGCCCGGTGCCCCGGCCCACCACGCCGCCGGCCGGCTCTGGTCGGCTTTCACCGCGGAATAG
- a CDS encoding STAS domain-containing protein has translation MSPTCPVPARSAPLTARRTAYRPGLLVLTFTGEIDALTLPILERELAASPPGTTVVDLTQVAFLGLAGARALAAAANRAGRDGGRFGVVANSRTLARLFRITGLAAVVPMFASLSDALRELLSAEMQDAAS, from the coding sequence GTGTCCCCGACCTGCCCGGTCCCGGCCCGGTCCGCGCCGCTCACGGCGCGCCGGACGGCGTACCGCCCCGGTCTGCTGGTGCTGACCTTCACCGGCGAGATCGACGCCCTGACCCTGCCGATCCTGGAACGCGAGCTGGCGGCGTCCCCGCCGGGAACGACGGTGGTGGACCTGACCCAGGTGGCGTTCCTCGGCCTCGCCGGCGCCCGCGCCCTCGCGGCGGCCGCGAACCGCGCGGGGCGGGACGGCGGGCGGTTCGGGGTGGTGGCGAACAGCCGAACCCTGGCCCGCCTGTTCCGGATCACCGGCCTGGCCGCGGTGGTCCCGATGTTCGCATCGCTGTCGGACGCGCTGCGCGAGCTGCTGTCGGCAGAAATGCAGGACGCGGCCAGCTGA
- a CDS encoding SpoIIE family protein phosphatase — protein sequence MRFLPEDEQQRQLAVCFARSELTPEQLWMRYFALGGSQGLVELDAYLNGLTTLPRVDRDMMAHAVNERLDELAAPPRAPYSHSFRDGKPLHGPLKALVDLLEGAHRAPPERLPAVAAEAGRALDLRIGIYLADYDQRTLVPLRAEAAAEQDIETTVAGDVFRRAGTAVTRDGPDPTLWTVLLDGVERLGVLEIVPTDGADPDDPVLREQCRWLATLLGHLVTITTQYGDGLDVRRRRRHRGSPAELLWQSLPPLTGATESVVVGGSVQPAYDLCGVAFDYALSERRARLAMFDAGPRTGAASYAVVNALAAYRAARRDGASLGEQYTAVGRALAGSDAVVTGVVAELDLRTGALRWLDAGNPVPLVVRDGAALPDPRPAAARFAAGEGPPRANEVRLQPGDVLALYSRGLAETTGGDGTPFGRDRVAGYLADETLPPETARLLTRAVVAHAEGELEFDAGVLVASWAPR from the coding sequence ATGCGCTTCCTGCCCGAAGACGAGCAGCAGCGACAGCTCGCCGTCTGTTTCGCGCGGAGCGAGCTGACACCGGAACAGCTGTGGATGCGCTACTTCGCGCTCGGCGGCAGCCAGGGCCTCGTGGAGCTGGACGCCTACCTCAACGGGCTGACCACGCTGCCCCGGGTCGACCGCGACATGATGGCCCACGCCGTCAACGAGCGGCTCGACGAGCTGGCCGCGCCGCCTCGCGCGCCCTACAGCCATTCGTTCCGTGACGGCAAGCCGTTGCACGGCCCGCTGAAGGCGCTCGTCGACCTGCTGGAGGGCGCCCACCGCGCGCCGCCGGAGCGGCTGCCCGCCGTCGCCGCCGAAGCCGGCCGCGCCCTCGACCTGAGGATCGGCATCTACCTGGCCGACTACGACCAGCGGACGCTCGTGCCGCTGCGCGCGGAGGCCGCCGCGGAGCAGGACATCGAGACGACCGTCGCCGGGGACGTGTTCCGCCGCGCCGGCACGGCCGTGACGCGGGACGGGCCCGACCCGACGCTGTGGACGGTGCTGCTGGACGGCGTCGAACGGCTCGGGGTGCTGGAGATCGTGCCCACCGACGGCGCCGACCCGGACGACCCCGTGCTGCGGGAGCAGTGCCGGTGGCTGGCGACGCTGCTCGGCCACCTGGTGACGATCACGACCCAGTACGGCGACGGGCTCGACGTGCGGCGCCGGCGTCGCCACCGCGGGTCGCCCGCCGAGCTGCTGTGGCAGAGCCTGCCGCCGCTCACCGGCGCGACCGAGAGCGTCGTCGTCGGCGGGAGCGTCCAGCCGGCGTACGACCTGTGCGGGGTCGCGTTCGACTACGCGCTCTCGGAGCGACGGGCCCGGCTGGCGATGTTCGACGCGGGCCCGCGCACGGGCGCGGCGAGCTACGCGGTGGTGAACGCGCTGGCCGCGTACCGCGCCGCCCGGCGCGACGGCGCTTCGCTCGGCGAGCAGTACACCGCGGTCGGCCGCGCGCTGGCGGGTTCGGACGCGGTCGTCACCGGCGTGGTCGCGGAGCTGGACCTGCGCACGGGCGCGCTGCGCTGGCTGGACGCCGGGAACCCGGTCCCGCTGGTCGTCCGCGACGGCGCGGCGCTGCCGGACCCGCGTCCCGCCGCGGCCCGCTTCGCCGCGGGCGAGGGTCCGCCGCGGGCGAACGAAGTGCGGCTGCAGCCGGGCGACGTGCTCGCGCTGTACTCCCGCGGCCTCGCCGAGACGACCGGCGGGGACGGAACGCCGTTCGGCCGGGACCGGGTGGCCGGGTACCTCGCGGACGAGACCCTGCCGCCGGAGACCGCGCGCCTGCTGACCAGGGCGGTCGTCGCGCACGCCGAGGGTGAGCTGGAGTTCGACGCGGGGGTGCTCGTGGCCAGCTGGGCACCGCGCTGA
- the ligD gene encoding non-homologous end-joining DNA ligase, protein MAGSRITVRVGERQLTLSNLEKVLYPRHGFTKGEVLDYYTRVAPLLLPHIRDRAMTFVRFPDGVAGGSFFEKDVSRHAPDWVRTARLTVGGRGKDPEIIAYPLINDLPELVWAANLAALELHVHQWTVDADDERSTPDRLVFDLDPGPGATVVDCCRVAERLHDVLTADGLTPVAKTSGSKGMQLYAGVVTTDGGETSQYAKALAERLAAETPDLVVARMTKTLRPGKVFIDWSQNNPFKTTVAPYSLRGRDEPTVSTPVTWDEVRACRHVSHLRFTAGEVLDRVGELGDLFADLDRTRVPIPAFG, encoded by the coding sequence GTGGCGGGGAGCCGGATCACGGTGCGCGTGGGCGAGCGGCAGCTGACGCTCTCGAACCTCGAGAAGGTGCTCTACCCGCGCCACGGCTTCACCAAGGGCGAGGTGCTCGACTACTACACGCGCGTCGCGCCGCTGCTGCTGCCGCACATCCGCGACCGCGCCATGACGTTCGTGCGGTTCCCCGACGGTGTCGCCGGCGGCTCGTTCTTCGAGAAGGACGTCTCGCGCCACGCGCCCGACTGGGTCCGCACCGCCCGCCTGACCGTCGGCGGCCGGGGCAAGGACCCCGAGATCATCGCCTACCCGCTGATCAACGACCTGCCCGAGCTCGTCTGGGCGGCCAACCTCGCCGCGCTGGAACTGCACGTCCACCAGTGGACCGTCGACGCCGACGACGAGCGGAGCACGCCCGACCGGCTCGTGTTCGACCTGGACCCCGGCCCCGGCGCCACGGTCGTCGACTGCTGCCGCGTCGCCGAGCGCCTGCACGACGTGCTCACCGCCGACGGCCTCACCCCGGTGGCGAAGACCAGTGGCTCCAAGGGGATGCAGCTCTACGCCGGGGTCGTGACGACGGACGGCGGCGAGACGTCGCAGTACGCGAAGGCGCTCGCCGAGCGGCTCGCCGCCGAGACGCCGGACCTCGTCGTCGCGCGGATGACGAAGACGCTGCGGCCCGGCAAGGTCTTCATCGACTGGAGCCAGAACAACCCGTTCAAGACGACGGTGGCGCCGTACTCGCTGCGCGGGCGTGACGAGCCGACCGTCTCGACCCCGGTCACGTGGGACGAGGTGCGTGCGTGCCGGCACGTCTCGCACCTCCGGTTCACCGCCGGAGAGGTCCTCGACCGCGTCGGCGAGCTCGGTGACCTCTTCGCCGACTTGGACCGGACGCGGGTCCCGATTCCTGCT
- a CDS encoding GAF and ANTAR domain-containing protein, protein MATEKAGGLPLDGELAGVAARMSGLLLSRETVDSVLELIISLAGTTITAAAGAGVTLFDDEGRLTTTSASSPLVRDADSLQYRLGEGPCVSALAECTAKRIDDVTTERRWPRWCAAAGEAGLRAVLTTPLVTEEGCQGAIKIYATTAGAFSHADEETLATFADRAAVLVANARAYERASRLSEQFKATLRERDTVTMAKGFLMGRDGVDEDTAFDRLLSLARAGARSPAEAAADLLSPARRGA, encoded by the coding sequence ATGGCGACGGAGAAGGCGGGCGGCCTGCCGCTGGACGGCGAGCTGGCGGGGGTCGCGGCGCGGATGTCGGGGCTGCTGCTCTCGCGGGAGACCGTTGATTCGGTCCTCGAGCTGATCATCTCGCTCGCGGGGACGACGATCACCGCCGCGGCGGGCGCCGGGGTGACGTTGTTCGACGACGAGGGCCGCCTCACCACGACCAGCGCGTCCAGTCCGCTGGTGCGCGACGCCGACTCCCTGCAGTACCGGCTCGGCGAAGGCCCCTGCGTGTCCGCTCTCGCGGAGTGCACGGCGAAGCGGATCGACGACGTCACCACCGAACGGCGCTGGCCGCGGTGGTGCGCCGCGGCGGGCGAAGCGGGGCTGCGCGCGGTGCTCACCACGCCGCTCGTCACCGAAGAAGGCTGCCAGGGCGCCATCAAGATCTACGCGACGACTGCTGGGGCATTCAGCCACGCCGACGAGGAGACGCTCGCGACGTTCGCCGACCGCGCCGCGGTCCTCGTCGCCAACGCCCGCGCGTACGAGCGGGCCAGCCGCCTCAGCGAGCAGTTCAAGGCCACCCTCCGCGAACGTGACACGGTCACCATGGCCAAGGGGTTCCTGATGGGCCGCGACGGCGTCGACGAGGACACCGCGTTCGACCGCCTGCTGTCGCTGGCGCGCGCCGGCGCCCGCAGCCCGGCCGAGGCCGCCGCGGACCTGCTCTCCCCCGCGCGCCGGGGAGCGTGA
- a CDS encoding GAF and ANTAR domain-containing protein: MDLPEPTATASPLLDDITGALEALTAVLRQEDDFRILLRHVCLQVCEAVPGVAEASITLVSGEQPHTASATATVVGELDGDQYRLGDGPCLEAVRSGKIVRTSVPDAVERWPSFADGAREAGFGSFLAAPLVADEEYSGAVNCYGRQDDGFEEIEAQLLELYTAAVEAVFRVYHRYVKARETAEHLRTALASRAVIDQAKGMLMAIRQIGADDAFALLVEQSQRENVKLREVAERFVERVVSSGAG, encoded by the coding sequence ATGGATCTGCCGGAGCCCACTGCGACGGCTTCCCCGTTGCTCGACGACATCACCGGGGCGCTCGAGGCCCTGACCGCCGTCCTGCGGCAGGAGGACGACTTCCGGATCCTGCTGCGGCACGTGTGCCTGCAGGTGTGCGAGGCCGTCCCCGGCGTGGCCGAAGCGTCCATCACGCTGGTGAGCGGCGAGCAGCCGCACACGGCGTCGGCGACCGCCACGGTCGTCGGCGAGCTGGACGGCGACCAGTACCGCCTCGGCGACGGCCCGTGCCTGGAAGCGGTCCGCAGCGGCAAGATCGTCCGCACGTCGGTGCCCGACGCGGTCGAGCGCTGGCCTTCGTTCGCCGACGGCGCGCGGGAAGCGGGCTTCGGGAGCTTCCTCGCCGCGCCGCTGGTGGCGGACGAGGAGTACTCGGGCGCGGTGAACTGCTACGGCCGCCAGGACGACGGCTTCGAGGAGATCGAGGCGCAGCTGCTCGAGCTCTACACGGCCGCGGTGGAGGCGGTGTTCCGCGTGTACCACCGTTACGTGAAGGCCCGCGAAACGGCCGAGCACCTCCGCACGGCCTTGGCGTCCCGCGCGGTCATCGACCAGGCCAAGGGCATGCTGATGGCGATCCGCCAGATCGGCGCCGACGACGCGTTCGCTCTTCTCGTCGAGCAGTCCCAGCGCGAGAACGTGAAGCTGCGCGAAGTCGCCGAGCGGTTCGTGGAGCGCGTGGTTTCCAGCGGCGCCGGGTGA